The DNA segment CCTGATCGTGGCCGGCACCATCGCGCTGTCCACCGTCCTCTTCGCCACGCTCGCCGGGTTCGCCTTCGCCAAGCTGCGGTTCAGGGGGCGCAACATCCTGCTGATGCTGGTCGTCGGCACCATGCTGGTGCCGCCCCAGCTCGGTGTCGTCCCGCTGTTCATGATGATGACCCAGCTCGGCCTGAGCCAGCAGCTGCCGTCCGTCATCTTCCCCACCCTGGTCAGCGCGGTGGGCGTGTTCTTCATGCGGCAGTACCTGTCCGAGGCGCTGCCGGACGAGCTGGTGGAGGCCGGCCGGGTGGACGGCGCGCACTCGCTGCGGATCTTCTGGAGCATCGTGCTGCCGGTGGCCCGTCCCGCAATGGCCGTGCTTTTCATGATTACCTTCGTGCACGCCTGGAATGACTTCTTCTGGCCGTACATCGCGCTCGACATGGAGAACCCGACCGTCCCCGTCGCGCTCACCAAGCTCAGCGAGGGATACATCCGCGACGACTCGCTGATCATGGCGGGAGCACTGCTCGGCACGCTGCCGCTGCTCGCTCTCTTCGTCGTCTTCGGACGGCAGATCGTCGGCGGCATCATGCAGGGCGCCGTCAAGGGGTGACCGCACGGGGCGGCACCACCGGCCGCCCCGCCGGCACCCCGAAACTCCTACACCCCGCGGGTCCGCCCGCTCCCGTCCCGCGGCGCGGCCGCATCCGAACCACCCAGCCCGAACCCCGATCCACCCTCCGTCCGCCCCATGGACGGACCCCTTCCGGAAGGACACCCGTGGCCACTGCGACACGACGCCCAGCACCCGAACCGGACACGACCGACGCCCGTACCTTCCCGGAGGGTTTCACCTGGGGCACGGCGACCGCCGCCTACCAGATCGAGGGCGCCGCGGCGGTCGACGGGCGCACCCCGTCCATCTGGGACACCTACTCCCACACGCCAGGCAAGGTGAAGAACGGCGACACCGGCGACATCGCCACCGACCACTACCACCGCTGGCGCGAGGACGTCGCGATCATGGCCGACCTCGGCGTCGGCGCCTACCGCTTCTCGCTGTCCTGGCCCCGCATCCAGCCCACCGGGCGCGGCCCGGCCGTGCAGAAGGGGCTGGACTTCTACCGGCGGCTCGCGGACGAGCTGCTGGAGAAGGGCATCGAACCGGTCGCCACGCTCTACCACTGGGACCTGCCGCAGGAGCTGGAGGACGCCGGCGGCTGGCCCGAGCGCGCCACCGCGGACCGGTTCGCCGAGTACGCGGGCCTGGCCGCCGAGGCGCTCGGCGACCGCGTGGGGACCTGGATCACCCTCAACGAGCCCTGGTGCAGCGCCTTCCTCGGCTACGGCTCCGGCGTGCACGCACCCGGCCGCACCGACCAGGTGGCAGCCCTGCGCGCGGCGCACCACCTCAACCTGGCGCACGGCAAGGCCGTGCAGGTGCTGCGGGCCGCCCTGCCGCCGGCGGCGCGGCTCTCCATCACCCTCAACATCCACCATGTGCGGGCCCTCACCGAGCAGGCCGGCGACCTCGACGCGGCGCGGAGGATCGACGCGGTGGCCAACCGGGTCTTCACCGGGCCGCTGCTCGGCGGCGAGTACCCGGCCGACCTGCTCGCCGACACCGCCCACCTGACCGACTGGTCCTTCGTGCGCGACGGCGACACCGCCCTGGCCCACCAGCCGCTGGACTTCCTGGGCGTGAACTACTACACGCCGACGCTGGTGTCGGCCGCCACGGACGACGGCACGCACCACTCCGACGGGCACGGCAGGAGCGCGTTCAGCCCCTGGCCGGGCGGCGAGCGGGTCGCCTTCCACCGGCCGCCGGGCGAGACCACCGCCATGGGCTGGGCGGTGGACCCGACCGGCCTGTACGACCTGCTGCTCAGGCTGCACTCCGACTTCCCCGGCCTGCCGATGATGATCACCGAGAACGGCGCCGCCTTCGACGACTACGTCAACCCCGACGGCGAGGTGCACGACCCCGACCGCATCGCCTACCTGGACGGCCACCTCGCCGCGGTGCACCGGGCCATCGACGCGGGCGTGGACGTGCGGGGCTACTTCCTGTGGTCGCTGCTGGACAACTTCGAGTGGGGCTACGGCTACAGCAAGCGGTTCGGCGCCGTGTACGTGGACTACCCCACCGGCAAGCGGATCCCGAAGTCCAGCGCGCGCTGGTACGGCCAGGTGGCCCGCACCGGCACCCTGCCCGTCGCAGGCGGCAGCGGGGAGGGCACACGGTGAACGGGTGACGGACGGTCCCTCGGCCCGGCCCGCCGTCGGGCCGGGCCGGGCCGGGCGCGATGATGGGCGGACGCCGTCGATCACCGCCTCGGGAGGGCCGGCCGGTTGCACACACCGCTGCTTGAGGCGCTGTCCGCCGCGCTCCTCGTCGCCGTGCTCGCGGGCGCCGTGCTGCGGCCCTTCGGGCTTCCCGAGGCGGCCATCGCGGTGCCGGCCGCCGCGCTGGTGCTGGCTACCGGCGCGCTCCCGGTCGACCAGGCCCACGCCGAGGCGGCACGCCTGGGACCCGTGGCCGGGTTCCTCGCCGCCATCCTCGTGCTCGCCAGGCTCTGCGACGACGAGGGGCTCTTCCGCTGGTGCGGCGCGCTGATGGCGCGCTGGGCGGCCGGCGGCGGTCGGGGCGCGGCGCGGCGGCTGCTGGGCGCCGTCTTCGTGCTGGCGTCCCTGATCACGGCGGTGCTCAGCCTGGACGCCACGGTGGTGCTGCTCACCCCGGTGGTGTTCGCCACCGCCGCCCGGCTCGGCGTCCGCCCCAAGCCGCACGTCTACGCCTGCACCCACCTCGCCAACACGGCGTCACTGCTCCTTCCCGTCTCCAACCTGACGAACCTGCTGGCGTTCTCCGCGGCCGGGGTGGGTTTCACCCGGTTCGCGGCGCTGATGGTGCTGCCCTGGCTGCTGGCGGTGGCGGCCGAGTACGTCGTCCTGCGCCGCTTCTTCGCCACCGAGCTGGCCCTGTCGGGCCCCGCGGGCGGTCCGACAGGCGAACCGCCGCTGCCCCTCTTCGCGCTCGTCACCGTCGGGTGCACGCTGGCCGGGTTCGTCCTCGCGTCCGTGCTGGGTGCCGCCCCCGCCTGGGCCGCCGCGGCCGGCGCCGCGGTGCTCGCCGTCCGCGCGCTGGCCCGGCGCCGCGTCGGGCCCAAGGAGCTGCTGAACGCCGCCGCGCTGCCGTTCCTGGCCTTCGTGGTGGCCCTCGGCCTCGTGGTCCGGGCCGTGGTGGACGGCGGCCTGGGGGACCTCCTGGGACATCTGGTGCCCGACGGCTCCGGGCTGGCGGAGCTGTTCGCGGTGGCCGTGCTGGCCGCCGTGCTCGCCAATGTGATCAACAACCTGCCGGCGGTGCTCGTCCTGCTGCCGCTCACCGCCGCGATCGGCACGGGAGCCGTGCTGGCGATGCTGCTCGGCGTGAACATCGGGCCCAACCTCACCTACGCCGGCTCGCTCGCCACCCTGCTCTGGCGGCGCATCGCGCACCGGCACGAGCATGATGTGGACCTGGCGGAGTTCACCCGGCTGGCCGCGCTGACCGTGCCGGCCGCCCTGGCCGTCGCGGTGCCGGCACTGTGGCTGGCGCTGCTCGTGATCGGAGGCTGAAGACATGGCCGTGGTCGTCTGGATCGCCGAGGGCACCTGGCCGGCGTGCGTGGACGCGGCGCGAGCCCACGTACGCGAGGACACGCGGGTCGTGCTGCTGCACGTCAGAGCGGACGAGGTGCCCGCCGTCGCGCACGGCGCCTTCGCGGGCCTGCTCGGCCGGGGCCACCCCGAGGACGATCCCGGCGCCCGCCTGGCGGACCTGGGCGCCGATGCCGCCCGGGACCTGCTCGACGCCGCGGCCCGGCGGCTCGGGCGGCCCTGCTCCCGCCTGGTACGGCACGGACGTCCGGAACGCGAGGTGGTGGCCGCGGCCGAGGGCGCCGACCTGCTGGTGGTGGGGCGCGACGGGGATCCCGGGCGCCTCGGGCCGCACAGCCTGGCACCCGCCGCGCGGTTCGTCGTCGACCACGCCCCGTGCGCCGTGCTGCTGGTGTGGCCTCGGGCCGCCCCGGGCCTGCACACCCTGCCCCCGCCGCCGGGCGCCCACCCGGGGCCACCACCGCCCCCGCACGAGCACCCCGCGCCCGGGCCGGGCGCACCGGAACCGCCCCGCCCACCGGGACCTCCACCGGCGGGGCACGACGCCGGCTGACGCATCGCATGCCGTGTCCCGCGCCGCCCCGGGCCGCTCCGGACGCGCGCCGGCGCACGGCACGGGTGCGTCCCGTGCCGTGCGCCGATGGGTCCGCTGCCGCGGCCGTGCCCCGGCCGTCGCCGGCCGCTCAGCTGGTGCTGACCGACACCGAGTCGACCACGAGCTGCTGCGGGAAGGTGGTGCCGCCGTCCGGGTCGCCCGGCCAGTCTCCGCCCACGGCGAGGTTGAGGATCAGGAAGAACGGCTTGTTGAACACCCACTGGTTGCCGCCCACGTCGGCGGGCGTGCGCGTCTGGTAGACGTTGCCGTCCACCGACCACTTGATGGAGTCGGGCGCCCAGTCCACCGCGAAGGTGTGGAAGTCGTCGGCGAAGGCCGCACCGCCCGGCAGGTTGTACCCGGCGCCGATGCCGTTCGCACCGGAGTAACCCGGACCGTGGATCGTGCCGTGCACGGTGTTCGGCTCCTTGCCGATGTTCTCCATGATGTCGACCTCGCCGCAGTTCGGCCAGCCGTTGCCCGAGTTGATGTCGGTGCCGAGCATCCAGAACGCGGGCCACATGCCCTGGCCCCGCGGGATCTTCATGCGCGCCTCGACGTGCCCGTACTGGGCGCTGTACTTGCCCGCGGTGTTCATCCGCGCGGAGGTGTACTCGCAGGTGCCGTACCAGCACTGGTAGTTGCTCGGGTTCTCCTTCTTCGCGGTGATGACGAGGTGGCCGTTCCCGTCGAGCGCGGCGTTGGCGTTGCCGGCCGTGTAGTACTGGCGCTCGTGGTTGTTGCCGTTGTTGTCGCCGGTCTCCTGCACCCACTTCGAGGTGTCGACGGCGGATCCGGCCGCACCGTCGAAGGAGTCGGAGAAGGCCTCGGTCAGCTTGGCCGCCGGCTTGGCGGTGTGCTTGGCCCCGGCGTCCGCGGGGGTACTGGCCCCGGCGGTGGCGGGAAGGACGATGGCCGAGGCGGCGACCAGGGTGGAGATGCCGGCGATGAGCAGCCGCCGGCCGACGTGCGGAGAGTCCATGACTCTGCCTTCCGGTGTGGGGGGTGGTCCGGAGTGATCTGTCATGTCTTTGACATAAGCGGGCAAGCGTGGTCCTGCGGACGCGCCGACCGGAAGTGGGGTTCGGTCCGTGGTCCAGACCTTGATTTAAAGAATGAAGCAAGACAGTGTCAAGGCCTGTCGCACAGCTCGGTACCGGAGCACGCGGAGCGCCGGCCGCACCGCCGGGCCGCCCACCTCGGTACTTCACCTTGTGATCGCACGGCGCCCCGATCGCCGCCCGTTCGGCGAGATCCTGAATCCGGGCGGGGGTGCGCCCTTTCCGGCGAGCGGCACGAGTTGCCAGGTCGTCGCCGCCCGAGGCGGACCCCGCGCCACGATCCGGTCACCCGGCAACTGCTGTTGTGTGCACGACTCTTGACGCGGCACGCCGCCGGGGTCAAGGATCCATCTGCCGACTGAGAGCGCTCTCTCCGGGTCGAGGCGGCACCCCGCACTCAACTACTCCAGGAGTTCTCCGACATGCTTTCTCCCCCACAGGGCCCGGCGCGACCGGGCAGAGCACCTCGGACGTCCCACCGCCGCACCAGGTCGGCGGCCATGATCGGCTCGGTCCTGACCGCGGCGGCGCTCGCCCTGGTGCCGGCGCTCACCCCGGGGTCCGCACAGGCGGCCGTGCTGGCCGGCGGTGGCGACCTGGGGCCGAACGTCATCGTGTTCGACCCCTCGACGCCCAACATCCAGGGCACCCTGGACAGCATCTTCAAGAAGCAGGAGTCGGCCCAGTTCGGTGACGGCCGCTACCAGATCCTGTTCAAGCCGGGCACCTACAACGGCCTCAACGCCCAGCTCGGCTTCTACACCTCCGTCTCCGGCCTCGGCCTGTCCCCGGACTCGACCACGATCAACGGCGATGTGACGGTGGACGCGGGCTGGTTCAACGGCAACGCGACGCAGAACTTCTGGCGCAGCGCCGAGAACCTCGCCCTGAGGCCCGTGAACGGCACGGACCGCTGGGCGGTCGCCCAGGCCGCGCCGTTCCGCCGGATGCACGTCCTCGGCGGGCTGAACCTCGCCCCGAACGGCTACGGCTGGGCGAGCGGCGGCTACATCGCGGACAGCAAGATCGACGGTTCCGTGGGCCCCTACTCGCAGCAGCAGTGGTATACCCGCGACAGCTCCGTCGGGGGCTGGGTCAACGGCGTGTGGAACATGGTCTTCTCCGGCGTGCAGGGCGCTCCGGGGCAGAGCTTCCCCAACCCGCCGTACACCACCCTCGGGACCACGCCGATCTCCCGCGAGAAGCCGTTCCTCTACCTGGACGGCAGCACCTACAAGGTGTTCGTGCCCGCCAAGCGCACCAACGCACAGGGCGTGAGCTGGGCGAACGGCAACCCCGCGGGCAGCTCCATCCCACTGGACCAGTTCTACGTCGCCCACCCCGGCGACTCCGCGGCCACCATCAACGCCGCGCTGGCGCAGGGGCTGAACCTGCTGTTCACGCCGGGCATCTACCACGTCGACCAGACGATCAACGTCAACCGCGCCAACACCGTGGTGCTCGGCCTCGGCTACGCCACGATCAAGCCCGACAACGGCGTGACCGCGATGAAGGTCGCGGACGTGGACGGCGTCAAGCTGGCCGGCTTCCTGCTGGACGCGGGCAGCACCAACTCGTCCCAGCTCCTGGAGGTCGGTCCGCCGAACTCGTCGGCCGACCACTCGGCCAACCCGACGTCGGTGCAGGACGTGTTCGCCCGGGTGGGCGGTGCGGGTCAGGGTCGTGTGACGACCGCGATGACGGTCAACAGCGACGACACCCTCATCGACCACACCTGGCTGTGGCGCGCCGACCACGGCAGCGGCGTCGGCTGGGACACCAACCGGTCCGACTACGGCCTGGTGGTCAACGGCGACGACGTCCTCGCCACCGGCCTGTTCGTCGAGCACTTCAACAAGTACGACGTGCAGTGGAACGGCGAGCGCGGCAGGACGATCTTCTTCCAGAACGAGAAGGCGTACGACGCCCCCAACCAGGCCGCGGTCCAGAACGGGAACACCAAGGGGTTCGCCGCCTACAAGGTGGCCGACTCCGTCAACACGCACGAGGCCTGGGGCATGGGCAGTTACTGCAACTACACCGCCGACCCCTCGATCGTGCAGGACCACGGCTTCGAGTCGCCGAACAAGGCGAACGTGAAGTTCCACGACATCCTGGTGATCTCGCTCGGCGGGATGGGCCAGTACAACCACGTCATCAACAACACGGGATCGGCCACCTCCGGAACCAGCACCGTGCCCTCCAACGTGACGTCGTATCCGTAGACCGTCCCCGCACCCGGCCGGACCCCAGCGTCCCGGCACACCGTGAGACCGCGGGCGCCACGGCCCAGGCCGTGGCGCCCGCGCACGTCCGCTCCACGGCACCGGTCCACCCCAAGGATCCCGGGCCTAGGGTCAATGCCGGTGACTTAGGTGTCCTGGGCTCGTTGGTTGTGGTGTGGCGAGGGTGGGGCAGGTCAAGTCGTCTGTGGGTGAGCGGTTGTCGGACCGGATCGCGATCGGGGTGTTGACGCGTTCGTTTCCGCCGGAGCTGGTGGATGAGGTGATCGCGGAGGCCGGGCGGGGCGAGCAGCGCAATCGGCTGCTGCCGGCCCGCGTGGTCGTGTACTTCGTGCTGGCGATGTGTCTGTTCTTCGGGCAGCCGTATGAAGAGGTCGCGCGGCTGCTGGGCGAGGGGCTGGGGGACCGGAAGCGGTCCTGGCGGGTACCGACGACTGCCGCGATCGGGCGGGCGCGTCGGCGCCTGGGCGTGCAGCCGTTGAAGATGCTGTTCGCGCGGGTGTGCTGTCCGGTGGCGGTGCCGCAGACGGCGGGTGCCTGGTATCGGCGGTGGCGCCTGGTGGCGGTGGACGGCACGACCCTGGACCTGGCGGACACCGCGGACAATGACAGCTTCTTCGGCCGCCCGGGTTCGGGGCGGGGGACGGGTGCATTCCCGCAGGCCAGGGTAGTGGCGCTGGCTGAGTGCGGG comes from the Streptomyces sp. TS71-3 genome and includes:
- a CDS encoding carbohydrate ABC transporter permease encodes the protein MTTDSLPARPGLRPGPAGERSAGRPRLFPRPRAGRQHHAGPLTYALLIIAALVSLFPLYWTLVAASSDNTRVTQTPPPFLPGPHLLENLGKAWQDAALGKAMANSLIVAGTIALSTVLFATLAGFAFAKLRFRGRNILLMLVVGTMLVPPQLGVVPLFMMMTQLGLSQQLPSVIFPTLVSAVGVFFMRQYLSEALPDELVEAGRVDGAHSLRIFWSIVLPVARPAMAVLFMITFVHAWNDFFWPYIALDMENPTVPVALTKLSEGYIRDDSLIMAGALLGTLPLLALFVVFGRQIVGGIMQGAVKG
- a CDS encoding GH1 family beta-glucosidase encodes the protein MATATRRPAPEPDTTDARTFPEGFTWGTATAAYQIEGAAAVDGRTPSIWDTYSHTPGKVKNGDTGDIATDHYHRWREDVAIMADLGVGAYRFSLSWPRIQPTGRGPAVQKGLDFYRRLADELLEKGIEPVATLYHWDLPQELEDAGGWPERATADRFAEYAGLAAEALGDRVGTWITLNEPWCSAFLGYGSGVHAPGRTDQVAALRAAHHLNLAHGKAVQVLRAALPPAARLSITLNIHHVRALTEQAGDLDAARRIDAVANRVFTGPLLGGEYPADLLADTAHLTDWSFVRDGDTALAHQPLDFLGVNYYTPTLVSAATDDGTHHSDGHGRSAFSPWPGGERVAFHRPPGETTAMGWAVDPTGLYDLLLRLHSDFPGLPMMITENGAAFDDYVNPDGEVHDPDRIAYLDGHLAAVHRAIDAGVDVRGYFLWSLLDNFEWGYGYSKRFGAVYVDYPTGKRIPKSSARWYGQVARTGTLPVAGGSGEGTR
- a CDS encoding SLC13 family permease, encoding MHTPLLEALSAALLVAVLAGAVLRPFGLPEAAIAVPAAALVLATGALPVDQAHAEAARLGPVAGFLAAILVLARLCDDEGLFRWCGALMARWAAGGGRGAARRLLGAVFVLASLITAVLSLDATVVLLTPVVFATAARLGVRPKPHVYACTHLANTASLLLPVSNLTNLLAFSAAGVGFTRFAALMVLPWLLAVAAEYVVLRRFFATELALSGPAGGPTGEPPLPLFALVTVGCTLAGFVLASVLGAAPAWAAAAGAAVLAVRALARRRVGPKELLNAAALPFLAFVVALGLVVRAVVDGGLGDLLGHLVPDGSGLAELFAVAVLAAVLANVINNLPAVLVLLPLTAAIGTGAVLAMLLGVNIGPNLTYAGSLATLLWRRIAHRHEHDVDLAEFTRLAALTVPAALAVAVPALWLALLVIGG
- a CDS encoding universal stress protein, coding for MAVVVWIAEGTWPACVDAARAHVREDTRVVLLHVRADEVPAVAHGAFAGLLGRGHPEDDPGARLADLGADAARDLLDAAARRLGRPCSRLVRHGRPEREVVAAAEGADLLVVGRDGDPGRLGPHSLAPAARFVVDHAPCAVLLVWPRAAPGLHTLPPPPGAHPGPPPPPHEHPAPGPGAPEPPRPPGPPPAGHDAG
- a CDS encoding coagulation factor 5/8 type domain-containing protein; its protein translation is MIGSVLTAAALALVPALTPGSAQAAVLAGGGDLGPNVIVFDPSTPNIQGTLDSIFKKQESAQFGDGRYQILFKPGTYNGLNAQLGFYTSVSGLGLSPDSTTINGDVTVDAGWFNGNATQNFWRSAENLALRPVNGTDRWAVAQAAPFRRMHVLGGLNLAPNGYGWASGGYIADSKIDGSVGPYSQQQWYTRDSSVGGWVNGVWNMVFSGVQGAPGQSFPNPPYTTLGTTPISREKPFLYLDGSTYKVFVPAKRTNAQGVSWANGNPAGSSIPLDQFYVAHPGDSAATINAALAQGLNLLFTPGIYHVDQTINVNRANTVVLGLGYATIKPDNGVTAMKVADVDGVKLAGFLLDAGSTNSSQLLEVGPPNSSADHSANPTSVQDVFARVGGAGQGRVTTAMTVNSDDTLIDHTWLWRADHGSGVGWDTNRSDYGLVVNGDDVLATGLFVEHFNKYDVQWNGERGRTIFFQNEKAYDAPNQAAVQNGNTKGFAAYKVADSVNTHEAWGMGSYCNYTADPSIVQDHGFESPNKANVKFHDILVISLGGMGQYNHVINNTGSATSGTSTVPSNVTSYP